One segment of Paenibacillus sp. FSL R7-0337 DNA contains the following:
- the gltX gene encoding glutamate--tRNA ligase, which yields MADQVRVRYAPSPTGHLHIGNARTALFNYLFARNLGGKFIIRIEDTDLKRNIAEGEESQLKYLKWLGIDWDESVDVGGEYGPYRQTERLDLYRVYWQDMLDRGLAYRCYCTEEELEAEREEQTARGETPRYSGKHRNLTEEQRLAFEAEGRVASIRFLVPEDRTYTFNDIVKGSISFNSKEMGDFVIVKKDGIPTYNFAVAVDDHLMAISHVLRGEDHISNTPRQLMIYEALGWEAPLFGHMTLIVGDDHKKLSKRNESIIQFIEQYDQLGYLPEALFNFITLLGWSPEGEEEIFTKEELISIFTADRLSKSPAVFDTNKLAHLNNHYIKHADPKRIAALAIPHLQKAGRLPEVLSQEQQSWAESLVVLYQEQMTAASDIVALSELFFRSHLELETEAAGVLAEAQVPEVLSAFLAKVEAAEDFSAPHMAVLIKEVQKETGHKGKALFMPIRVALTGQMHGRDLNATIALLGRSRVIERLKSQIKGA from the coding sequence ATGGCGGATCAAGTTCGGGTGCGTTACGCACCGAGCCCTACGGGACATTTACATATCGGAAATGCCAGAACAGCCTTGTTTAACTATCTGTTCGCCCGCAATCTGGGCGGCAAATTCATTATCCGGATTGAAGATACGGATCTCAAGCGCAACATTGCAGAAGGTGAAGAGAGCCAGCTGAAGTATTTGAAGTGGCTGGGAATTGACTGGGATGAAAGTGTGGATGTAGGGGGCGAATACGGGCCTTACCGCCAGACTGAGCGTCTGGATCTGTACCGTGTTTACTGGCAGGATATGCTGGACCGCGGCCTGGCTTACCGCTGCTATTGCACGGAGGAAGAGCTGGAGGCCGAACGTGAGGAGCAGACGGCACGCGGCGAAACCCCGCGTTATTCCGGCAAACACCGTAATCTGACCGAGGAGCAGCGCCTGGCCTTTGAGGCGGAGGGACGCGTGGCCAGCATCCGGTTCCTTGTTCCGGAAGACCGTACTTATACCTTCAATGATATCGTAAAAGGCAGCATTTCGTTCAATAGCAAAGAAATGGGCGACTTCGTCATCGTGAAGAAGGACGGTATTCCGACCTATAACTTCGCCGTAGCGGTAGACGACCATCTGATGGCTATCTCTCATGTGCTGCGCGGAGAGGATCATATCTCCAATACCCCGCGCCAGCTCATGATTTATGAGGCACTGGGCTGGGAAGCTCCGCTCTTTGGCCATATGACGCTGATTGTCGGCGATGATCATAAGAAGCTGAGCAAACGAAATGAATCGATCATTCAGTTTATTGAACAGTACGACCAGCTGGGCTACCTGCCGGAAGCCCTGTTCAACTTCATCACCCTGCTGGGCTGGTCGCCTGAGGGGGAAGAGGAAATCTTCACCAAGGAAGAGCTGATCTCGATCTTTACGGCGGACCGCCTGTCGAAGAGTCCGGCAGTGTTCGATACGAACAAGCTGGCGCATCTGAACAATCACTATATCAAGCATGCCGATCCTAAGCGGATTGCTGCACTTGCCATTCCTCATTTGCAGAAGGCAGGCCGTCTACCTGAGGTACTCAGTCAGGAGCAGCAGAGCTGGGCGGAAAGCCTGGTTGTGCTGTACCAGGAACAAATGACCGCCGCGTCCGATATTGTCGCTCTCTCCGAGCTGTTCTTCCGCAGCCACCTGGAGCTGGAGACTGAAGCGGCTGGGGTGCTTGCCGAAGCCCAGGTTCCTGAAGTGCTGTCCGCATTTCTGGCTAAAGTGGAGGCTGCTGAAGATTTCAGCGCCCCGCATATGGCTGTTCTGATCAAGGAAGTGCAGAAGGAGACCGGGCACAAAGGCAAAGCGCTGTTTATGCCGATTCGTGTCGCTCTTACTGGACAGATGCATGGCCGCGACTTGAATGCAACGATTGCGCTGCTCGGCCGCAGCCGGGTGATCGAACGTCTGAAATCACAAATCAAAGGCGCTTAG
- the ispF gene encoding 2-C-methyl-D-erythritol 2,4-cyclodiphosphate synthase, translated as MIAVGQGFDVHQLVEGRTCIIGGVTIPYEKGLLGHSDADVLLHAVSDAILGALGLGDIGRHFPDTDPAFKDADSLKLLEQVWALARERGYRLGNIDSTIIAQKPKMAPYIPQMTEIIARTLNADVSKVNVKATTTEQLGFAGRGEGIAAQSIVCLLQDVISS; from the coding sequence ATGATTGCTGTAGGACAAGGATTTGACGTACACCAGCTGGTCGAGGGAAGAACGTGTATTATCGGCGGAGTGACGATTCCTTATGAGAAGGGGCTGCTGGGGCATTCGGATGCGGATGTGCTGCTGCATGCTGTAAGCGACGCTATACTGGGAGCGCTGGGACTGGGGGATATCGGCAGACATTTTCCGGATACGGACCCGGCGTTTAAGGATGCAGACAGCCTGAAGCTGCTGGAGCAGGTATGGGCACTTGCGCGTGAGCGCGGATACCGGCTGGGGAATATCGATTCAACCATCATTGCACAAAAACCGAAGATGGCGCCATATATTCCGCAGATGACGGAGATTATTGCCCGCACGTTGAACGCTGACGTATCGAAGGTGAATGTAAAAGCAACAACGACTGAGCAACTGGGCTTCGCGGGGCGCGGAGAGGGAATTGCCGCCCAATCTATTGTCTGTCTGCTGCAAGATGTGATATCATCGTGA
- the ispD gene encoding 2-C-methyl-D-erythritol 4-phosphate cytidylyltransferase: MSNSVGVVIVAAGRGTRMRTAESKQYLLLQGKPIIVHTLEVFQRHKLISEIVLVTGEEDVQRCKQWVQAFKLDKVAAVIPGGTERQHSVRRGLEELKTHWVMVHDGVRPFVQDSEIEACYERAQSDGASVLAVPVKDTIKQVDSEGKVLSTPDRRSLWAIQTPQTFRLSDLLSAYEEAERDGFLGTDDSSLAERSGITVSVVEGSYMNIKITTPEDLDFAEFTVRSRGEEHR, from the coding sequence ATGTCAAACAGTGTTGGCGTCGTTATCGTAGCGGCAGGCAGAGGAACCCGGATGAGGACGGCAGAGAGCAAGCAATATTTGCTGCTGCAGGGCAAGCCGATTATCGTGCATACCCTGGAGGTGTTCCAGCGGCATAAGCTGATCTCCGAGATTGTGCTTGTCACCGGGGAAGAGGATGTGCAGCGCTGTAAGCAATGGGTACAAGCCTTCAAGCTGGATAAGGTGGCTGCGGTCATTCCCGGGGGAACAGAACGCCAGCATTCGGTTCGCCGCGGACTGGAGGAACTTAAGACTCATTGGGTCATGGTTCATGACGGGGTACGGCCATTCGTACAGGACAGCGAGATAGAGGCTTGCTACGAGCGGGCTCAGTCCGATGGAGCGTCGGTGCTTGCAGTACCGGTTAAGGATACGATTAAGCAGGTGGACAGTGAAGGCAAGGTGCTGTCAACGCCGGATCGGCGAAGTCTGTGGGCGATTCAGACCCCGCAGACTTTTCGTTTGTCCGATCTGCTGTCCGCCTATGAGGAGGCAGAGCGGGACGGTTTTCTCGGGACTGATGATTCCAGTCTGGCTGAACGCAGCGGCATTACCGTGTCAGTTGTAGAAGGAAGCTACATGAATATTAAGATCACGACGCCGGAAGACTTGGATTTCGCTGAATTCACAGTAAGAAGCAGGGGAGAGGAACACAGATGA
- a CDS encoding PIN/TRAM domain-containing protein gives MWKKMILMLAGLCGAWSGYSLYHAAERGFPVGLGKLEDSLPMEGSVLCAVLGAIIFLIAGTLCADWASSKLREAVAYCSRIPMNELAASAAGLTGGLLLSLLLYPVMAWLGKAGELLQVAATLALGYMGLRIGLEKKEELASLWNTGRWARSAEPEERGNQEHKILDTSVIIDGRIADICKTGFIEGTIVIPEFVLEELQHIADSSDLLKRNRGRRGLDILNKIQKELDVKVLIYEGDFEEISEVDSKLVKLAKVLHGKVVTNDFNLNKVCELQGVSVLNINDLANAVKPVVLPGEEIIVQVIKDGKEHGQGVAYLDDGTMIVVEGGRDYIGTTMEVLVTSVLQTSAGRMIFAKPKLLEKAQ, from the coding sequence ATGTGGAAAAAGATGATTTTGATGCTTGCCGGGTTATGTGGAGCCTGGTCCGGTTATTCGCTATATCACGCGGCAGAAAGAGGGTTCCCGGTAGGCCTTGGGAAACTGGAGGATAGCTTGCCTATGGAAGGAAGCGTTTTGTGTGCGGTGCTGGGTGCCATTATTTTTCTGATTGCGGGGACTTTATGCGCGGATTGGGCAAGTTCAAAACTGCGGGAGGCGGTTGCGTATTGCTCGCGTATCCCGATGAATGAGCTTGCTGCAAGCGCAGCGGGGCTTACGGGAGGTCTGCTGCTGTCTCTGCTGCTGTATCCCGTTATGGCCTGGCTGGGCAAAGCAGGGGAGCTGCTGCAGGTAGCTGCTACGCTTGCCCTGGGTTATATGGGTCTGCGGATCGGACTGGAGAAGAAGGAGGAGCTCGCTTCGCTCTGGAATACCGGACGCTGGGCGCGCTCTGCGGAACCGGAGGAACGCGGAAATCAGGAGCATAAGATCCTCGATACCAGCGTGATTATTGACGGACGGATTGCTGACATCTGCAAAACGGGCTTCATCGAAGGTACCATTGTTATACCTGAGTTCGTACTGGAGGAGCTGCAGCATATTGCCGATTCATCCGATCTGCTGAAGCGTAACCGTGGACGCCGGGGGCTGGATATTCTGAATAAGATTCAGAAAGAGCTGGACGTCAAGGTGCTGATCTATGAAGGGGATTTCGAGGAGATCTCGGAAGTGGACAGCAAGCTGGTCAAGCTGGCGAAAGTGCTGCACGGCAAGGTCGTCACCAACGACTTCAACCTTAACAAGGTGTGCGAGCTGCAGGGAGTGTCAGTGCTGAATATTAATGACTTGGCGAATGCAGTGAAGCCGGTGGTTCTGCCGGGCGAAGAGATCATTGTACAGGTGATTAAGGACGGCAAAGAACATGGACAAGGCGTAGCCTATCTGGACGATGGCACGATGATTGTGGTGGAGGGCGGCCGGGATTATATCGGCACTACGATGGAGGTTCTGGTGACGAGCGTGCTGCAGACATCGGCAGGACGGATGATTTTTGCCAAACCGAAGCTTCTGGAAAAAGCACAATAA
- the pssA gene encoding CDP-diacylglycerol--serine O-phosphatidyltransferase, which produces MIQKSIPSLFTIGNLMLGMFGIMMAFDGKLSMAAIMVIIAMLLDGLDGRMARALKCESEFGKELDSLSDVVSFGVAPALIMYLTSLQELNPAVGWTVTAIFPVFGALRLARFNVRPGIPGYFVGLPIPAAGGVLATLALFHKDVSAPFMIVATLLLSYLMVSTVKYPNFKKIGFPKKAVIGAPVVIVIAVAVAVVFPEQIAKLIFGLLALYALYGFRQSLGLFKVRRQRRRRRRAEDKVYHSKNG; this is translated from the coding sequence ATGATACAAAAATCAATTCCAAGTCTTTTTACGATTGGTAATCTGATGCTTGGAATGTTTGGTATCATGATGGCGTTTGACGGCAAGCTGAGCATGGCCGCTATCATGGTGATTATCGCGATGCTGCTCGATGGGCTGGATGGCCGTATGGCCCGTGCGCTGAAATGTGAGAGTGAATTCGGCAAGGAGCTGGATTCTTTATCCGATGTAGTTTCGTTCGGAGTCGCACCGGCGCTGATTATGTATTTAACAAGTCTGCAGGAGCTGAATCCTGCAGTGGGATGGACAGTCACAGCGATTTTCCCTGTATTCGGAGCCTTACGTCTGGCCCGGTTCAATGTCCGCCCGGGGATTCCGGGATATTTCGTAGGATTGCCTATTCCTGCTGCGGGCGGGGTTCTGGCCACGCTTGCACTTTTCCATAAGGATGTATCTGCACCATTCATGATTGTGGCTACCCTGCTGCTGTCCTATCTGATGGTCAGCACAGTGAAGTATCCCAACTTCAAGAAGATCGGTTTTCCCAAAAAAGCGGTTATAGGCGCACCTGTAGTTATCGTGATCGCTGTAGCTGTTGCGGTGGTCTTCCCTGAACAGATTGCCAAGCTGATCTTTGGACTGCTGGCGCTGTATGCCTTGTATGGCTTCAGACAGAGCTTAGGACTATTTAAGGTTCGGCGGCAACGCCGCCGCAGAAGACGCGCGGAAGATAAGGTATATCATTCCAAGAACGGTTAG
- the disA gene encoding DNA integrity scanning diadenylate cyclase DisA, which translates to MKEYNPSDNMNDLLRMAAPGTPFREGLENVLRAKTGALIVVGYSPEVMEVVDGGFSINCDFSPNYLYELAKMDGAIILSEDLKRILYANTQLIPDSSISSIETGIRHRTAERVAKQTGKLVVSISQRRNIITLYQGSIRYALKEIGAILAKANQAIQTLEKYKAVLTQGLTNLSASEYEGIVTVAEVVGVIQRVEMVLRIKMEIKRYINELGNEGRLISMQMEELVGNTEEEAWLLYRDYAREEQEEKIREIIAGLKRSSDDELMDDNHIARLLGYSSTAISSEEAVTPRGYRLLNKIPRLPNVIIHNLVERFEMLPNLMTASIAELDEVDGIGEVRARNIQDGLKRLQKQVLIDRQM; encoded by the coding sequence ATGAAAGAATATAATCCATCAGATAATATGAATGATCTGCTTAGAATGGCTGCACCTGGAACACCCTTCCGGGAAGGACTGGAGAATGTGCTTCGCGCGAAGACCGGGGCACTGATTGTTGTCGGATATAGTCCGGAAGTCATGGAGGTTGTCGATGGCGGCTTCTCCATTAACTGTGATTTTTCACCAAACTATTTATACGAGCTGGCCAAAATGGACGGGGCGATTATTCTGAGCGAGGATCTGAAGCGGATTCTGTACGCCAATACGCAGCTGATCCCTGATTCCTCCATCTCTTCGATCGAGACAGGAATCCGGCACCGGACGGCTGAACGTGTAGCGAAGCAGACCGGCAAGCTGGTCGTTTCCATTTCCCAGCGCCGGAATATTATTACGCTGTATCAGGGCTCCATCCGTTACGCGCTCAAGGAAATCGGTGCCATTCTGGCCAAGGCCAACCAGGCGATTCAGACTCTGGAGAAGTACAAAGCCGTTCTGACACAAGGGCTGACCAACCTGTCTGCTTCCGAATATGAGGGGATTGTGACGGTGGCCGAGGTTGTCGGTGTGATTCAGCGCGTAGAGATGGTGCTGAGAATCAAAATGGAAATTAAGCGATACATCAACGAGCTTGGCAATGAAGGCCGGCTGATCAGCATGCAGATGGAAGAATTGGTTGGAAATACTGAGGAAGAAGCATGGCTGCTGTACAGAGACTATGCCAGGGAAGAGCAGGAGGAGAAGATCCGTGAGATCATTGCCGGGCTGAAGCGCAGCAGCGATGATGAACTGATGGATGACAACCATATTGCCCGCCTGCTGGGCTATTCCTCAACAGCCATTTCCTCCGAAGAAGCTGTGACTCCGCGCGGTTACCGCCTGCTGAACAAGATCCCAAGGCTGCCGAATGTAATCATTCACAATTTGGTGGAACGCTTCGAAATGCTGCCTAACCTGATGACGGCAAGCATAGCTGAGCTTGATGAAGTAGATGGCATTGGCGAGGTCCGCGCACGCAATATTCAGGACGGGCTGAAGCGGCTCCAGAAACAAGTTCTTATTGACAGACAAATGTAA
- the radA gene encoding DNA repair protein RadA: protein MAKPKTKFFCTECGYESPKWFGKCPGCQEWNSMVEETESVVKTQGMNAPIFQSKEKAQSIINIESDKEPRILTGIGELNRVLGGGIVPGSLVLVGGDPGIGKSTLLLQTSHALTTQGLRVLYISGEESVRQTKLRADRLGALSAELYVLCETNMESIEEAIEQIQPQFLVIDSIQTVFMPEVTSAPGSVAQVRECTTRFMRIAKIRGIATVLVGHVTKEGAIAGPRMLEHMVDCVLYFEGERHHTYRLLRAVKNRFGSTNEIGIFEMGEIGLTEVENPSELFLSERPLGVAGSAVVASMEGTRPVLVELQALVASTHFPSPRRMCTGMDHQRMALIIAVLEKRMGMFLQNQDAYLNVAGGVKLDEPAVDLAVAISIASSFRDFPTKPYDVFFGEVGLTGEVRGVSRAEMRVKEAAKLGFRRVIMPEKSLKGWKHPQDIQIIGVSTVAQALAVALD from the coding sequence ATGGCTAAACCTAAAACAAAATTTTTCTGTACCGAATGCGGCTACGAATCACCAAAGTGGTTCGGGAAGTGCCCGGGGTGCCAGGAATGGAACTCGATGGTAGAGGAAACGGAAAGCGTCGTCAAAACACAAGGCATGAATGCACCTATTTTTCAGAGTAAAGAAAAGGCGCAATCGATCATAAATATAGAAAGTGACAAGGAGCCGCGTATTCTGACGGGCATCGGAGAGCTTAACCGCGTGCTTGGCGGCGGAATTGTACCCGGCTCGCTGGTGCTGGTTGGAGGCGACCCCGGAATCGGGAAATCGACACTGCTGCTGCAGACCTCGCATGCCTTGACTACACAAGGGCTGCGCGTGCTGTATATTTCGGGGGAAGAATCTGTGCGGCAGACCAAGCTGCGGGCCGACCGACTCGGAGCGCTCTCTGCGGAATTGTACGTTCTATGTGAGACGAACATGGAGAGCATTGAGGAAGCCATTGAGCAGATTCAGCCTCAATTTCTGGTCATTGACTCGATCCAGACTGTATTTATGCCGGAAGTAACCAGTGCGCCGGGCAGTGTAGCACAGGTGCGGGAATGTACGACAAGATTCATGCGGATTGCGAAGATCCGGGGAATCGCCACGGTGCTTGTAGGGCATGTAACCAAGGAAGGCGCTATTGCCGGCCCTCGTATGTTAGAGCATATGGTGGACTGTGTCCTTTATTTTGAAGGGGAACGCCATCATACGTACCGTCTGCTGCGTGCGGTGAAGAACCGCTTCGGCTCCACGAATGAGATCGGGATCTTTGAAATGGGTGAAATCGGGCTGACCGAGGTGGAGAACCCGTCGGAGCTGTTCCTGTCCGAGCGCCCGCTTGGAGTGGCCGGTTCTGCGGTGGTAGCCAGCATGGAGGGCACAAGACCTGTTCTTGTTGAACTGCAGGCGCTGGTAGCTTCGACACATTTCCCTTCGCCCCGCAGAATGTGCACAGGGATGGATCATCAACGGATGGCGCTGATCATTGCTGTACTGGAGAAGCGGATGGGCATGTTCCTGCAGAATCAGGACGCTTACCTCAACGTTGCGGGAGGGGTGAAGCTGGATGAGCCGGCGGTGGATTTGGCTGTCGCCATCAGCATTGCCTCCAGCTTCCGTGATTTTCCGACCAAGCCGTATGATGTGTTCTTCGGGGAGGTAGGGCTTACCGGTGAAGTGAGAGGGGTATCACGCGCAGAGATGCGGGTGAAAGAGGCGGCCAAGCTTGGCTTCCGGCGGGTCATTATGCCCGAGAAGAGTCTGAAGGGCTGGAAGCATCCGCAGGATATCCAGATTATAGGCGTCAGCACAGTAGCACAGGCACTAGCGGTTGCGTTAGATTAG
- the clpC gene encoding ATP-dependent protease ATP-binding subunit ClpC, with translation MMFGRFTERAQKVLALAQEEAVRLGHNNIGTEHILLGLIREGDGIAAKALIGLGLGLEKIQDEVETLIGRGQEQPTNIAYTPRAKKVIELSMDEARKLGHTYVGTEHILLGLIREGEGVAARVLNNLGISLNKARQQVLQLLGSNEATSSHSGAPANVSTPTLDGLARDLTAYAKDGNLDPVIGRSKEIERVIQVLSRRTKNNPVLIGEPGVGKTAIAEGLAQKIINNEIPETLRDKRVMTLDMGSVVAGTKYRGEFEDRLKKIMDEIRQAGNIVLFIDELHTLIGAGGAEGAIDASNILKPALARGELQCIGATTLDEYRKYIEKDAALERRFQPITVDQPSPAEAVQILFGLRDRYEAHHRVKITDEAIVEAVKLSDRYIPDRFLPDKAIDLIDEAGSKVRLNSYTIPPNLKELEMRLDDIRKEKDSAVQSQEFEKAAALRDTEQKIREELDTTKNQWKEKQGRTDSQVTPEDIAQVVASWTGIPVSKLKEEETDRLLNMEALLHERVIGQDEAVKAVSRALRRARAGLKDPKRPMGSFIFLGPTGVGKTELARALAEAMFGDENAVIRIDMSEYMEKHSTSRLVGAPPGYVGYEEGGQLTEKVRRKPYSVVLLDEIEKAHPEVFNILLQVLEDGRLTDSKGRVVDFRNTLIILTSNVGAQAIKKNSTLGFTAVQDAGADYTNMKGKVMEELKKSFRPEFLNRIDEIIVFHSLEEKHIAEIVTLMSDELRKRLREHDVDFLLTDGAKAFLAKEGYDPAFGARPLRRAIQKHIEDRLSEELLKGNIKKGDSLNIDEVNGELVVTTIEAPAEVSLEKTVETE, from the coding sequence ATGATGTTTGGAAGATTTACGGAACGCGCACAAAAGGTGCTGGCGCTGGCGCAGGAAGAAGCCGTACGTTTGGGACACAACAACATTGGGACAGAGCATATTTTACTCGGACTGATTCGTGAAGGAGACGGCATTGCCGCTAAGGCATTGATCGGACTTGGTCTGGGTCTGGAGAAGATACAGGATGAAGTAGAAACGCTGATTGGCAGAGGTCAGGAACAACCGACCAACATCGCTTATACTCCTCGTGCCAAGAAGGTAATCGAGCTGTCTATGGACGAAGCCCGCAAGCTGGGTCATACGTATGTGGGAACAGAGCATATCCTGCTCGGTCTGATCCGCGAGGGAGAGGGCGTAGCAGCCCGTGTGCTGAACAATCTCGGCATTAGCCTGAACAAGGCCCGCCAGCAGGTATTGCAGCTCCTGGGGAGCAATGAAGCAACCTCCAGTCACAGCGGAGCTCCGGCTAACGTCAGCACGCCAACATTGGACGGCCTGGCCCGCGATCTGACAGCTTATGCCAAGGACGGTAACCTCGATCCTGTGATCGGCCGCAGCAAGGAAATTGAGCGTGTCATTCAAGTGCTGAGCCGCCGGACCAAGAATAATCCGGTATTGATCGGTGAGCCTGGGGTCGGTAAAACGGCGATTGCCGAAGGTCTGGCTCAAAAGATTATCAACAATGAAATTCCGGAGACGCTGCGCGACAAGCGTGTCATGACCCTCGATATGGGTTCTGTAGTGGCCGGTACGAAATATCGCGGTGAGTTCGAAGACCGCCTCAAAAAAATTATGGATGAGATTCGCCAAGCAGGCAATATCGTGCTCTTCATCGATGAATTGCATACGCTGATCGGAGCGGGTGGTGCAGAAGGCGCAATTGATGCTTCCAACATCCTGAAACCTGCCCTGGCCCGTGGTGAGCTGCAATGCATCGGTGCCACTACGCTTGATGAATATCGCAAATATATCGAGAAAGACGCTGCCCTGGAACGCCGCTTCCAGCCGATTACGGTGGATCAGCCTTCGCCTGCAGAAGCTGTTCAGATTCTCTTCGGCCTGCGTGACCGCTATGAAGCCCATCACCGGGTGAAGATTACGGATGAAGCCATTGTGGAAGCTGTCAAGCTGTCGGACCGCTATATTCCAGACCGGTTCCTGCCGGACAAGGCCATTGACCTGATTGATGAAGCGGGCTCCAAGGTAAGACTGAATTCTTACACCATTCCGCCGAATCTGAAGGAACTCGAAATGCGTCTGGATGATATCCGCAAGGAGAAGGATTCCGCAGTTCAGAGCCAGGAGTTCGAGAAGGCTGCTGCACTGCGCGATACCGAGCAGAAGATACGTGAAGAGCTGGATACTACGAAGAATCAGTGGAAAGAAAAGCAGGGCCGCACCGATTCCCAGGTTACACCTGAGGATATCGCACAGGTGGTTGCCAGCTGGACCGGCATTCCGGTCAGTAAGCTGAAGGAAGAAGAAACGGACCGTCTGCTGAATATGGAAGCTCTGCTGCATGAACGTGTAATCGGCCAGGATGAGGCCGTTAAGGCAGTCAGCCGGGCTCTACGCCGGGCGCGTGCGGGCCTGAAGGACCCGAAACGTCCGATGGGCTCCTTCATCTTCCTCGGACCTACCGGGGTTGGTAAGACAGAGCTGGCACGTGCGCTTGCCGAAGCGATGTTCGGTGATGAGAATGCGGTCATCCGCATCGACATGTCGGAGTACATGGAGAAGCATTCCACCTCCCGTCTGGTCGGAGCGCCTCCAGGGTATGTTGGGTATGAAGAAGGCGGACAATTGACAGAGAAGGTGCGCCGCAAGCCTTATTCGGTTGTCCTGCTGGATGAGATCGAGAAGGCCCACCCTGAAGTGTTTAACATTCTGCTGCAGGTGCTGGAAGACGGCCGTCTGACCGATTCCAAAGGTCGCGTGGTCGATTTCCGCAATACCCTGATTATCCTGACCTCCAATGTCGGGGCACAGGCAATCAAGAAGAATTCGACGCTTGGATTCACGGCTGTTCAAGATGCAGGCGCCGATTATACCAATATGAAGGGCAAGGTTATGGAAGAGCTGAAGAAGAGCTTCCGGCCTGAGTTCCTGAACCGGATCGATGAGATCATCGTCTTCCACTCTCTGGAGGAGAAGCATATCGCAGAGATCGTTACCTTGATGTCCGACGAATTGCGCAAGCGTCTGCGTGAGCATGATGTAGACTTCCTGCTTACCGACGGAGCCAAAGCGTTCCTGGCCAAAGAGGGTTATGATCCGGCCTTCGGTGCCCGTCCGCTCCGCCGGGCGATTCAGAAGCATATCGAAGACCGCCTCTCCGAAGAGCTGCTCAAAGGAAACATCAAGAAGGGCGATTCCCTGAACATTGATGAGGTGAACGGCGAACTGGTCGTAACCACCATTGAGGCGCCGGCCGAGGTCTCCCTGGAGAAAACAGTCGAAACTGAATAA
- a CDS encoding protein arginine kinase encodes MSSLRYTEQALSEWMRCGGSHSEIVISSRMRIARNLEHLPFPLLASAEQSEEVLEQLAPVFQGDASADFGSFELLRLDELGELDKKVLVEKHLISPNLADDSKGGAVILNEDESVSIMINEEDHLRIQCLFPGLQVREAWVRATAIDDIFEAAVNYAFDDRRGYLTSCPTNVGTGLRASVMVHLPALVMTHQINRILSAVNQVGLTVRGIYGEGSEAVGNIFQISNQITLGQTESEIIENLHSVVTQIIEHERNARDRLLADSALRITDRIKRSYGILAYAAVMELKESAQRLSDLRLGVDLGILEGPSISVLNELNVKTQPGFLQKLFGDELSPTERDMYRAKLLRETLGSQH; translated from the coding sequence ATGTCAAGTCTCCGGTATACCGAACAAGCACTTAGTGAATGGATGCGCTGCGGCGGCAGTCATTCAGAGATTGTCATCAGCAGCCGTATGCGTATCGCCCGTAATCTGGAGCATCTTCCGTTCCCGCTACTTGCTTCGGCAGAGCAGTCGGAGGAGGTGCTGGAGCAGCTTGCCCCTGTATTTCAGGGCGATGCCTCTGCAGATTTCGGCAGCTTTGAACTGCTGAGACTGGATGAGCTGGGTGAGCTGGACAAAAAAGTGCTGGTGGAAAAGCACCTTATCAGTCCTAATCTGGCGGATGACTCCAAAGGCGGGGCAGTTATTCTTAATGAGGATGAGTCGGTCAGCATTATGATTAATGAGGAGGATCATCTCCGCATTCAATGCCTGTTCCCTGGGCTGCAGGTCAGAGAAGCATGGGTGAGGGCGACCGCCATCGATGATATTTTTGAGGCTGCTGTCAATTACGCCTTCGATGACCGCAGAGGATATTTAACAAGCTGTCCCACCAATGTGGGAACTGGGCTAAGAGCTTCGGTTATGGTCCATCTGCCGGCCTTGGTGATGACTCATCAGATCAACCGCATTTTATCCGCAGTCAATCAGGTGGGGCTTACCGTTAGAGGAATTTATGGTGAAGGCAGCGAAGCAGTAGGGAATATCTTTCAGATCTCGAACCAGATTACGCTGGGACAGACCGAAAGTGAGATTATTGAGAATCTTCACAGCGTAGTCACCCAGATTATAGAGCATGAGCGGAATGCGCGTGATCGCCTGCTGGCGGATTCCGCATTGCGGATTACTGACCGTATCAAGCGCTCCTACGGAATACTGGCCTATGCTGCTGTGATGGAGCTGAAAGAATCGGCACAGCGGCTCTCCGATCTGCGGCTTGGTGTAGATCTGGGGATTCTGGAAGGGCCTTCGATTTCAGTGCTCAATGAGCTGAATGTCAAGACTCAGCCGGGCTTTCTGCAAAAGCTGTTCGGTGACGAGCTGTCGCCTACTGAACGCGATATGTACCGGGCAAAGCTGCTCCGGGAGACACTGGGATCACAACATTAA